A region from the Methanofollis liminatans DSM 4140 genome encodes:
- a CDS encoding META domain-containing protein, translating into MRPRRYTLTLAATAVVLAACLLAAGCTGQAPGGEGNATAPTAVLDGTAWNLLSYEQDGSMKDALEETTVTLIFTDNTTLSGSAGCNHYSARYTETGTAIAIGPAVSTLMYCETPGVMEQESAYLGLLDTAASFAIEGDTLTLRDINRTVTLVFEKATPSEPAPLIGTTWTLESLHAGDTVSSVVAGSMITAVFGEDGNLTGSAGCNRYFATCTLSGASLSIGQIGSTKMHCTADGIMEQETTYLNLLGDVKRYAIEGDRLDLLDESGVRALTFRAKP; encoded by the coding sequence ATGCGACCACGAAGATACACCCTGACCCTCGCGGCGACGGCCGTCGTCCTCGCCGCCTGCCTCCTTGCCGCCGGATGCACCGGGCAGGCTCCAGGCGGGGAGGGCAACGCCACCGCTCCGACGGCCGTGCTGGACGGCACGGCCTGGAACCTCCTCTCGTACGAACAGGACGGTTCGATGAAGGATGCCCTCGAGGAAACGACGGTCACCCTGATCTTCACCGACAACACCACCCTCTCGGGCTCGGCCGGGTGCAACCACTACTCTGCCCGGTACACGGAAACGGGCACGGCGATCGCCATCGGCCCGGCCGTCTCGACGCTGATGTATTGCGAGACGCCCGGCGTGATGGAGCAGGAGAGCGCCTACCTCGGGCTCCTCGACACAGCGGCGTCCTTTGCGATCGAGGGCGATACCCTGACCCTCAGGGACATAAACCGCACCGTCACCCTCGTATTCGAGAAGGCCACACCGTCCGAGCCAGCACCCCTCATCGGGACAACCTGGACTCTTGAATCTCTCCACGCCGGCGACACCGTCAGTTCGGTCGTCGCAGGCTCAATGATCACCGCCGTCTTCGGGGAGGACGGGAACCTCACCGGTTCGGCCGGGTGCAACCGCTACTTCGCCACCTGCACCCTCTCGGGCGCCTCGCTCTCGATCGGCCAGATCGGGTCGACGAAGATGCATTGCACCGCGGACGGGATCATGGAGCAGGAGACCACGTACCTCAACCTCCTCGGGGACGTGAAGAGGTACGCCATCGAAGGCGACCGGCTCGACCTCCTCGACGAGAGCGGCGTCCGGGCCCTCACCTTCAGGGCAAAGCCCTGA
- a CDS encoding methyltransferase — translation MYTTMTPLRQPGSHAYVHGHSREEQTRLSDQASTLETLLHETVRYPPGSCVLEAGCGVGAQTAILLKNNPQTRFVSVDISAEAVLGARERAGEDGRERACFVRAEIGALPFPPESFDHIFVCFVLEHLADPVAALNHLRGRLRPGGTITVIEGDHGSTLTYPQSPDADRVVRCLVELQAEDGGDACIGRRLYPLLREAGFADIGVEALPVCVNAGTPHLIEGFTEQTFIAMIEGVRERALAAGMVTPGEWERGIAALRRTEEEDGTFTYTFFRAVAGDGEEPPGIAAG, via the coding sequence ATGTACACTACCATGACACCCCTGCGGCAACCGGGCAGCCATGCCTATGTGCACGGACATTCACGCGAAGAACAGACCCGTCTGAGCGACCAGGCCTCGACCCTGGAGACGCTGCTGCACGAAACCGTCCGGTACCCCCCGGGCTCCTGCGTCCTTGAGGCCGGGTGCGGGGTAGGGGCGCAGACCGCCATCCTCCTGAAAAACAACCCTCAAACCCGCTTCGTCTCGGTCGACATCTCCGCGGAAGCCGTCCTGGGTGCCCGGGAGCGGGCTGGCGAGGACGGGCGGGAAAGGGCCTGTTTCGTCCGGGCCGAGATCGGGGCCCTGCCGTTTCCCCCCGAATCCTTCGACCACATCTTCGTCTGCTTCGTCCTCGAACACCTGGCCGACCCGGTCGCCGCCCTCAACCACCTCCGCGGCAGACTCCGGCCCGGCGGCACGATCACCGTCATCGAAGGGGACCACGGATCGACGCTCACCTACCCGCAGAGCCCTGACGCCGACCGGGTCGTCAGGTGCCTCGTCGAGTTGCAGGCGGAGGACGGGGGCGACGCATGCATCGGGCGCCGCCTCTACCCGCTCCTCAGGGAGGCGGGGTTCGCCGATATCGGCGTTGAGGCGCTTCCGGTCTGCGTCAATGCCGGGACCCCCCACCTCATCGAGGGGTTCACCGAACAGACCTTCATCGCGATGATCGAAGGGGTCAGGGAGCGGGCGCTCGCCGCCGGAATGGTGACGCCCGGCGAGTGGGAGCGCGGCATCGCGGCCCTCAGGAGAACGGAAGAAGAGGACGGGACCTTCACCTACACCTTTTTCAGGGCCGTCGCAGGGGATGGCGAGGAGCCTCCGGGGATCGCCGCCGGTTAA
- a CDS encoding PAS domain S-box protein, whose amino-acid sequence MPAIPPDALAVLAGFCLLCALITCGLGFFVYAQKPASTVHRLFLALMLAATAWALGEFFIWQAGTYDGVLFWLKASSFWTVVIALTVHFVLVFTGTMPRGGVRRPLLLAALYLLAVAFALVEIFTDWIYVVAYEPGVGYVYLPVQGHPVYLLETVCVVLVMLQASYASFASWERAPRERIRRQNRLVCVGLATVLIFGALSGAILPLYGIHTPNLVFIGLVIFSLLIAHAIRRYGLFALSPETAVPEILRTMPDGVVLADPDGRIVAANASASGIFGGAEAGLPGRSVGSLIPEEDYRSIRQALDGQGRVSYSEARIGHENPRVVSIAGSTVRDRDGEPAGFVLIVRDITGRKASETALRIANEKISMLSQLTRHDIGNLVTALSGYLSFLEEDPNGPNSGRYLSLSIDIVQKIVRHLQFSREYQEIGSNKPVWQPIAPMIERAAEGLHRDGVEIEVRVAGAEIYADPLSVKAVYNLLENAIRHGETLTRLVVSTGERPDGTLVLAFEDDGVGVRDEEKERIFRYGYGNNTGFGLAFSRDILSVTGIGIAETGRFGKGARFEVLVPGQAWRRLE is encoded by the coding sequence ATGCCTGCGATACCCCCGGATGCACTCGCCGTTCTTGCCGGTTTCTGCCTTCTCTGCGCGCTCATCACCTGCGGGCTTGGCTTCTTCGTCTACGCGCAGAAGCCTGCATCGACGGTCCACCGCCTCTTCCTCGCCCTGATGCTCGCCGCCACCGCCTGGGCCCTCGGGGAGTTTTTCATCTGGCAGGCCGGCACCTATGACGGCGTTCTCTTCTGGTTGAAGGCGAGCTCGTTCTGGACCGTTGTCATCGCACTCACCGTCCATTTCGTCCTCGTTTTCACCGGCACCATGCCGCGGGGAGGCGTGCGCCGCCCTCTCCTCCTCGCAGCCCTCTATCTGCTGGCCGTCGCCTTCGCTCTCGTCGAGATCTTCACCGACTGGATCTATGTCGTCGCCTACGAGCCCGGGGTCGGGTATGTCTACCTCCCGGTGCAGGGGCATCCGGTCTACCTGCTTGAGACGGTCTGTGTCGTCCTCGTGATGCTCCAGGCGTCCTACGCCAGCTTCGCCTCCTGGGAGCGGGCGCCCCGCGAGAGGATCCGGCGCCAGAACCGGCTTGTCTGCGTCGGCCTCGCCACGGTCCTTATATTCGGCGCCCTATCCGGGGCGATCCTTCCGCTCTATGGCATCCATACCCCGAACCTCGTCTTCATCGGGCTTGTCATCTTCTCCCTGCTCATCGCCCATGCGATCCGCCGGTACGGGCTCTTCGCCCTGAGCCCTGAAACGGCGGTCCCGGAGATCCTCAGGACCATGCCCGACGGCGTGGTGCTGGCAGACCCTGACGGGCGGATCGTTGCGGCAAATGCATCTGCTTCAGGGATCTTCGGTGGTGCGGAGGCCGGTCTTCCGGGCCGGTCGGTCGGTTCGCTCATACCTGAGGAGGACTATCGCTCAATCAGGCAGGCCCTTGACGGGCAGGGGAGAGTATCGTATTCCGAGGCGCGGATCGGTCATGAGAACCCTCGCGTGGTCAGTATCGCGGGCTCGACGGTCAGGGACCGGGACGGGGAGCCGGCCGGCTTCGTCCTCATCGTCCGGGATATCACCGGCCGGAAGGCATCGGAGACCGCCCTCAGGATTGCGAACGAGAAGATCTCGATGCTCTCGCAGCTGACCAGGCACGATATCGGCAACCTCGTCACCGCCCTCTCCGGGTATCTCTCCTTCCTCGAAGAGGACCCAAACGGCCCGAACAGCGGGCGATATCTCTCGCTCTCGATCGATATCGTCCAGAAGATCGTGCGCCACCTCCAGTTCTCCCGGGAATACCAGGAGATCGGGTCGAATAAGCCTGTCTGGCAGCCCATCGCGCCGATGATCGAGCGTGCGGCTGAGGGCCTCCACCGGGATGGTGTCGAGATCGAGGTGCGGGTCGCCGGGGCGGAGATCTATGCGGATCCCCTCTCGGTTAAGGCGGTATATAACCTGCTGGAAAATGCGATCCGCCACGGCGAAACGCTCACGCGCCTCGTCGTCTCTACCGGGGAAAGGCCCGACGGCACGCTGGTGCTGGCTTTCGAGGACGACGGCGTGGGCGTCAGGGATGAGGAGAAGGAGCGGATCTTTCGGTACGGCTACGGGAACAACACCGGCTTCGGGCTGGCCTTCTCCCGCGATATACTCTCGGTCACCGGGATCGGGATCGCCGAGACCGGGAGGTTCGGGAAGGGGGCCAGGTTTGAGGTCCTGGTCCCGGGCCAGGCGTGGCGGCGCCTGGAATGA